In Magnolia sinica isolate HGM2019 chromosome 12, MsV1, whole genome shotgun sequence, a single genomic region encodes these proteins:
- the LOC131221555 gene encoding cysteine-rich receptor-like protein kinase 11 isoform X1 codes for MNNITYTAATASTMFAAGVAHYTGSTNIYGLVQCTRDLSAGDCYSCLQSVFRQIQSCCIGRLGRQVLSSSCNMRYEVYSFFQASPLPPVLPPPPLPASQQPPLPPFQQPDSDSTRNTTTNGNGNKKKMETTSIVVITIVSALALLLISIICFCLLMKKKAVRATDDIGDGEDIRRSESLLFDLLTLRAATDNFSDANKLGQGGFGSVYKGMLLNGQEVAVKRLARKSRQGVEELKNELVLVAKLQHRNLVKLLGCCVEEEERILVYEYVPNTSLNNFLFDPVKRLILNWDRRYKIISGIARGLLYLHEDSRLRIIHRDLKASNILLDGDMNPKISDFGLAKLFGVDQTQGNTNRIAGTYGYMAPEYAKHGKFSTRSDVFSFGVLVLEIVSGRKNSAFHDRGTNLVSHVSMLSMEMNYTILLPMLSLASSVF; via the exons ATGAATAATATCACGTATACAGCAGCTACCGCCTCCACGATGTTCGCAGCAGGGGTGGCCCACTATACAGGATCTACCAACATCTATGGTCTGGTGCAGTGCACAAGGGATTTATCGGCCGGTGACTGCTATTCTTGCCTGCAATCAGTGTTCCGGCAAATCCAAAGTTGTTGTATTGGAAGATTGGGAAGGCAGGTTTTGTCATCAAGTTGTAACATGCGTTATGAGGTATATTCCTTCTTTCAAGCTTCACCACTTCCTCCTGTCCTGCCACCGCCACCTCTTCCTGCTTCACAGCAGCCGCCGCTGCCACCTTTTCAACAGCCGGATTCAGATAGTACAAGGAATACTACTACAAATGGAAATG GAAATAAAAAGAAGATGGAAACAACGTCTATTGTAGTGATCACCATCGTTAGTGCATTGGCATTGTTACTCATCTCCATCATTTGCTTTTGTTTATTGATGAAGAAGAAGGCAGTGAGAGCAACAGATG ataTTGGAGATGGAGAGGACATTAGAAGGTCAGAATCACTGTTATTTGATTTGCTTACTCTCCGAGCTGCAACAGACAACTTCTCTGATGCAAATAAgcttggacaaggtggatttggtTCTGTATATAAG GGAATGCTATTGAATGGACAAGAAGTAGCTGTGAAAAGGCTCGCAAGAAAATCAAGGCAAGGAGTCGAAGAGCTGAAGAACGAGCTTGTATTGGTTGCAAAGCTTCAGCATAGAAACCTTGTAAAGTTGTTGGGTTGCTGtgtggaagaagaagagaggatacTTGTCTATGAATACGTTCCTAACACCAGCCTTAACAACTTCCTCTTTG ATCCAGTCAAACGGTTAATATTGAACTGGGACAGAAGGTACAAAATCATCAGTGGAATTGCTAGGGGCCTTCTTTATCTTCATGAGGATTCTAGACTTAGGATTATTCATCGGGATTTGAAAGCTAGCAATATTTTGCTGGATGGAGACATGAACcctaaaatttcagattttggttTAGCGAAGCTTTttggtgtggatcaaactcaaGGAAATACAAATCGAATTGCCGGGACCTA TGGATACATGGCACCAGAGTATGCCAAGCATGGGAAGTTCTCAACTAGATCAGACGTATTTAGCTTTGGTGTTCTGGTCTTAGAGATAGTATCGGGTCGAAAAAACTCTGCCTTCCATGACCGTGGTACAAATCTCGTTAGCCATGTAAGTATGTTATCAATGGAGATGAACTATACGATCCTCCTGCCGATGTTATCTCTAGCATCCTCAGTATTTTAA
- the LOC131221555 gene encoding cysteine-rich receptor-like protein kinase 34 isoform X2 yields the protein METTSIVVITIVSALALLLISIICFCLLMKKKAVRATDDIGDGEDIRRSESLLFDLLTLRAATDNFSDANKLGQGGFGSVYKGMLLNGQEVAVKRLARKSRQGVEELKNELVLVAKLQHRNLVKLLGCCVEEEERILVYEYVPNTSLNNFLFDPVKRLILNWDRRYKIISGIARGLLYLHEDSRLRIIHRDLKASNILLDGDMNPKISDFGLAKLFGVDQTQGNTNRIAGTYGYMAPEYAKHGKFSTRSDVFSFGVLVLEIVSGRKNSAFHDRGTNLVSHAWKLWNEGSTMRLVDQTLGEVHPVGEVLRCIHMGLLCVQEDATKRPTMSMVLLSFSSNSMTLPAPMQPAYFVAESSIRSGILETEPNLCAREWDESSGKPVPCSVNDVTISELEAR from the exons ATGGAAACAACGTCTATTGTAGTGATCACCATCGTTAGTGCATTGGCATTGTTACTCATCTCCATCATTTGCTTTTGTTTATTGATGAAGAAGAAGGCAGTGAGAGCAACAGATG ataTTGGAGATGGAGAGGACATTAGAAGGTCAGAATCACTGTTATTTGATTTGCTTACTCTCCGAGCTGCAACAGACAACTTCTCTGATGCAAATAAgcttggacaaggtggatttggtTCTGTATATAAG GGAATGCTATTGAATGGACAAGAAGTAGCTGTGAAAAGGCTCGCAAGAAAATCAAGGCAAGGAGTCGAAGAGCTGAAGAACGAGCTTGTATTGGTTGCAAAGCTTCAGCATAGAAACCTTGTAAAGTTGTTGGGTTGCTGtgtggaagaagaagagaggatacTTGTCTATGAATACGTTCCTAACACCAGCCTTAACAACTTCCTCTTTG ATCCAGTCAAACGGTTAATATTGAACTGGGACAGAAGGTACAAAATCATCAGTGGAATTGCTAGGGGCCTTCTTTATCTTCATGAGGATTCTAGACTTAGGATTATTCATCGGGATTTGAAAGCTAGCAATATTTTGCTGGATGGAGACATGAACcctaaaatttcagattttggttTAGCGAAGCTTTttggtgtggatcaaactcaaGGAAATACAAATCGAATTGCCGGGACCTA TGGATACATGGCACCAGAGTATGCCAAGCATGGGAAGTTCTCAACTAGATCAGACGTATTTAGCTTTGGTGTTCTGGTCTTAGAGATAGTATCGGGTCGAAAAAACTCTGCCTTCCATGACCGTGGTACAAATCTCGTTAGCCAT GCATGGAAACTCTGGAACGAAGGATCTACAATGCGGTTGGTGGACCAAACATTGGGAGAAGTCCATCCAGTAGGTGAGGTGTTGAGATGCATCCACATGGGATTACTATGTGTTCAAGAAGATGCAACAAAAAGGCCGACCATGTCAATGGTTCTTCTTTCGTTCAGCAGCAACTCTATGACCCTCCCAGCTCCAATGCAGCCTGCATATTTTGTCGCCGAGAGTAGTATCAGGTCGGGCATTCTTGAAACTGAACCAAATCTGTGTGCAAGGGAGTGGGATGAATCAAGTGGAAAGCCGGTACCATGTTCAGTAAATGATGTGACTATTTCTGAATTAGAAGCACGTTAg